The sequence below is a genomic window from Lolium perenne isolate Kyuss_39 chromosome 4, Kyuss_2.0, whole genome shotgun sequence.
GGCGGTTGGAGACGATGGGGAGGAGCGCGTGCGCGGGCTGTCCTAGCCGGCTGGGCCTGGTGCGGCCCAGGGGGGAAAGGAGGAAGGGGGCGCGGGGGAGGCCTGGCCTGGCTGGGCCGTTTCGGCCGCTGGGTCGGCCCAGTCGGGTCGGCCTctcttttcttttattcttttttttttctatcTCTTTCTCTTATTTGAATATGCATTTGAGGCGCCAAAAATATtcggaaaaatgcaaataagataCCGTTGGAAACCTTGTGAAAAGACCTTCATTTTGGAACCAtttttgaaacaaaataaaatacttTTAAAACCAAAGTTGCCATACATGCCTAAGTGGCTATTCGTGCCATTTAGGGTTCGGGGTTTTGAAATAACTTTGAATTTCTCTTAAAATGCAACGATGTCATGATGCTTATGAATGTAATGCATGTAGTTTGAAATTTtgaaagttgggatgttacaaacctacCCCCCCTTAAGATGATTCTCGTCCTCGAGAATCGGAGTggctagcaaataggtgtggGTGATCTTCACGGAGGTCATCTTCTCGTTCCCATGTAGCTTCTTCCTCTGTGTGGTGGTTCCACTGGACCTTGCAAAATTTGATCGTCTTCGTATGGGTCACTCTTTCTGCTGTCTCCAGTATCTTGACCGGCTTCTCTTCATATGTGAGATCACTCTCCAACTGAACTTCTTCAAGTGGCACTGTATCTCTCAACGGGGTCTCTGCCATTTCTGGGTGACACTTCTTCAGCTGGCTTACATGGAACACACTGTGAACTGCAGCTAGAGATTCTGGCAGTTCCAACTCATATGCTACTTCACCTTTGCGAGCCAGGATCTTGAATGGTCCTACAAAGCGGGGTGCTAACTTTCCCTTGACTCCAAATCTCTTCACACCACGTAGGGGTGAGACCCTTAGGTATGCTCTATCACCTATCTCATAGGTCACTTCCATACGCTTCgagtcagcgtagctcttctgtctagatTGGGCTATCTTCAATCTATCTCTAATCAGTCTGACCTTCTCTTCGGCATCCTTGATTAGGTCTGGGCCAAACAGACTTCTTTCTCCTACGCCACTCCATAGCAATGGGGTggtgcacttccttccatacaatgcCTCAAAGGGTGCCATACCAATACTAGCTTGGCggctattgttatatgaaaactctgcataAGGCAGATTTTCATCCCAACTTGATCCATAGTCCAATGCACAAGCTCTTAACATGTCTTCCAAGATTTGAttcactctttcagtctgtccatcagtctgtgGGTGAAACGCTGTGCTGAACTCAAGTCTAGTTCCCAAAGACTCATGTATTTGACGCTAAAAGTGAGATGTAAACTGGGTACCTCTGTCTGACACAAtgctcttgggcactccatgcaaACATATGATTTTGTTCATGTATAACTTGGCTAGTTTGGCACTTGTATAGGTGGTCTTCACGGGTATAAAGTGAGCCACTTTAGTCAAACGGTCTACTACGACCCAAATGGAATCATATCCCGATCTAGTCtttggcagtccggtgataaaatccATGCCAATGTTCTCCCACTTTCATTCTGGTACAGGTAGTGGTTGCAACAATCCCGCGGGTTTCTGATATTCCGCCTTGACTCTACTACAAACATCAcacagtgcaatatactcagcgaTGTCTCTCTTCAGATTACTCCACCAGAACCTTTCCTTCacgtccatgtacatcttggtgttacccggatgaatggagtatggtgaatCATGGGCTTCCTGGAAAATCAACTTCCTAAGCTCAGGGTCCTGGGGTACACAGATACGCTTCTCAAACCATATGGTTCCTTGTTCATCCGCATGAAATCCTTTTGCTCTGCCTTCGCTCATAGTGACCTTAATCTCCTTGATTTCTTTGTCTAACTTTTGAGCTTCTCTAATTCTGTCCATTAATGTTGGCTGAACTTCAAGTGATGCCAAATAACCTTTGGGCACAACCTCTAGTCTGAGGTCCTTAAACTGTTCACACAGTTCCTCGGGTAATTCTCCAGCGGTGAGGCCGTTTACATAGCTCTTACGGCTCAGCGCAtcagctacaacattagccttccctaggTGGTATTGCAAATTCATATCATAATCTTTTATTAACtccaaccatcttctttgcctcatgttcagctccttctgagtgaatatgtacttcaggctcttatgGTCTGTGAACACATCACAATGCTTTCCCATCAAGTAGTGTCTCCACACTTTCAGGGTATGAACAACAGATGCTagttctaagtcatgggttgggtagtttctCTCATGCTGCTTGAGTTGTCGCGAAGCATAGCACACTACTTTTCCATCTTGCATTAGAACACCTCCAAGTCCTTGACGAGAGGCGTCGCAGTACACTTGGAAATCCTTATTGATATTCGGCAAACATAGAACCGGTGCACTTACTAGGCGTTGCTTCAACTCTTGAAAActagcttcacactcatcagtccagatgaatttcttctccttcttcaacaattctgTCATGGGCtttgcaatcttggagaaattctcagtAAATCTCCGGTAGTATCCAGCGAGTCCTAGGAAACTCCGGATCTCTCCCGCATTCTTGGGTGATTCCCACTCGGTCACAGCTGCAACTTTACTCGGATCAACTGCGACTCCTTCTGCTGAAACTATATGTCCAAGGAATCCAACCCTatccaaccagaactcacacttgctgaacttggcatacacttGTGCTCTCTAAGCTTCTCCATGATTAGGCGCAAGTGCCTCTCATGTTCGGCTTCATCCTTTGAGTATATCaatatatcatcgatgaatactacTACGAACTTATCCAAATATTCCATGAACACTTTGTTCATCATGGCCATAAAATATGCCGGGGCATTCGTTAGACCAAATGGCATAACTATATACTCATACAGTCCGTATCTAGTAGTGAATGCGGTCTTAGGTATGTCTTGCTCTCTGATCTTCATTTGGAAGTAACCCGATCGAAGATCGATTTTGGAGAACACTTTTGCTCCCTTCAGTTGGTCAAACGGGTCGTTGATATTGGGCAACGGGTACTTGTTCTTAATAGTGACTTCATTGAGTGATCGATAATCCATTGCCAATCTCTTGCTAGAATCTTTCTTCATCACAAACAAAACAGGGGCTCCCCATGACGATGAACTAGGTCGGATGAAACCCTTTTCCAACTGTTCCTTAAGATGCTTCTTCAACTCCTTCAATTCCTCCACATCCATCTTGTATGGTCTCTTGGCTATTGGTCCAGTTCCAGGCAACAGTTCAATGAGAAACTCAACTTCTCTGTCCGGTGGCATTCCTGGCAACTCTTCCGGGAACACATCCGGGTATTCTCTCACAACGAGCACAGTCTCCATGCTAACCCCCTTAAGAGAGTTGACCTTACTACCTTTAAGCTCAAAGGTTGATTTGAAACGAATCCTCTTCATTTCTGGGGTTGTGAGTGTAATTGATCTCTTTGCACAATCTATTATGCCTCCATAAGCGGTCATCCAATCCATGCCTAGGATTACATCTAGACCTTGGGATGGTAGGACTACTAAGTTGGCTGGGAACTTATGTTTTCCAATTTGCAGGGTCAAATTTCTACATCCATCAGTTACTAACATCTCTCCCCCTGGAGAGCTTACTCTAAGAGGGCATCCCGTTGTTTCAGTGGGCAGATTATTCTTAACCACAAATGCTCTTGATATGAAAGAATGCGATGCACCAGTATCAAATAGAACAAGTGCTGAAAAGCAATTGAGCATGAATGTACCGATCACTGCGTCCGGCTCACCATAGATCTCCTCAACATTGACATGGTTGGCATGCCCCTTCTAGAACGGGTTCGGCTTGCCTGCATCCACAACCTTCCTTGCTTCCTCAGCCTTCTTCTCAGGGCAGTCATTGGCAAAGTGTCCTGTCTTCCTGCACTTGAAGCACTCCACCTGGCTGAGGTCCTTCTTCACAAAGCGATGACCATTGTTGTTGTCGTGGCCATTGCCGTTGTTGTGGCCATTGCCATTTCCATGATGGCTGCCATTACTCTTCCCAGAGTTGTTGTGGTGGTGATTCTTGTGACCATTGTGGTGGTGCTTGCTTCCACCATCATTGCTACCATACTTGTGATG
It includes:
- the LOC139830381 gene encoding uncharacterized protein, producing the protein METVLVVREYPDVFPEELPGMPPDREVEFLIELLPGTGPIAKRPYKMDVEELKELKKHLKEQLEKGFIRPSSSSWGAPVLFVMKKDSSKRLAMDYRSLNEVTIKNKYPLPNINDPFDQLKGAKVFSKIDLRSGKANVVADALSRKSYVNGLTAGELPEELCEQFKDLRLEVVPKGYLASLEVQPTLMDRIREAQKLDKEIKEIKVTMSEGRAKGFHADEQGTIWFEKRICVPQDPELRKLIFQEAHDSPYSIHPGNTKMYMDVKERFWWSNLKRDIAEYIALCDRQIHESLGTRLEFSTAFHPQTDGQTERVNQILEDMLRACALDYGSSWDENLPYAEFSYNNSRQASIGMAPFEALYGRKCTTPLLWSGVGERSLFGPDLIKDAEEKVRLIRDRLKIAQSRQKSYADSKRMEVTYEIGDRAYLRVSPLRGVKRFGVKGKLAPRFVGPFKILARKGEVAYELELPESLAAVHSVFHVSQLKKCHPEMAETPLRDTVPLEEVQLESDLTYEEKPVKILETAERHAAPPRARGASLCSANDGGTGPADASSDSDHSPAEQQHAEYNNNNPPPPPPPPPPQQDRLTRFLRLNPPTFSNSPEPIVADDWLRTINKKLDTIQAHGEEKVRFAAHQLEGPAAEWWDNYQITYPDIAAITWH